In one window of Drosophila mauritiana strain mau12 chromosome X, ASM438214v1, whole genome shotgun sequence DNA:
- the LOC117148878 gene encoding mucin-19 isoform X4, which produces MSGIGGIRALLQAAQFLEQHEKLPQAGGGGGSALGVGVALPQQQQQSVHCKSHSIINNNNSSQHNRNSSSSSNGIIATPPFTNGNGNGTVGVGNASANSNVTVNANGNGLSNGHSSPRSQLAAAAAAHDYEYSAAGVANGHSEGRPHVSEDDNSSIDNNNTHPPQQQQQQEQQQQHSAAGRTTTTSIATTPAILTKLMGNSVTPASSTTSLPTSTPSVTTSPPASTDFMLLAAAATSATSATPATATSAAASAASNPAKHKLGPIAEIPPKFLVVSDAKGVYPAPTHPNGFAADSLGVDYNEAMIKKLMQNLQRQRQQQSLQQLRSLRPAEISLTPPPAATRKVDTSNSRTRSYSMSNVSAARDQQDHAQHQQHANHMQTQQQYGYMRSAIGGVVYGLHKDSVDSAASSAGGAVGMSIASSAPAAGSQLSAHHHTGHGGRRRTTSSNSNGAGTREVHNKLEKERRAQLKECYDLLKKVLPMGDEDRKKTSNLTILDTAHKYVKDLIQYGCEQEATVEKLAKQKIELQKRLKQLSLRRESPPTDQQSIPQADKVCLATTATPAPPTAASGHNGTTILFDAGNACATGQLTTVINKTNATPGGATAAASSKLNGNHTGGATTTLTPAMGIMTIKNGNGSNGNILAISPTASQNQQLHQHHNGSPAGSPSGIGATTGATITPGSPTPSTPSPSPSSSSSGVSSSASFIGGSSSSSSSSSSSSSSSSSSSSSSSSSPTQQQQIITPTATAHLVGARSVGLKFHGGAGGAANALNGGATIVAAAVPAGGGSVNGFHQADKDRKYNFLLLSAGTTAQ; this is translated from the exons ATGTCAGGGATCGGGGGCATTAGGGCGCTCCTCCAGGCGGCTCAATTTCTCGAGCAGCATGAGAAGCTCCCGCAGGCGGGAGGCGGCGGCGGTAGCGCCctgggcgtgggcgtggcactgccccaacagcagcagcagtcggtGCACTGCAAGAGCCACTCCAttatcaacaacaacaatagcagcCAGCACAATAGAAAtagcagcagtagcagtaACGGGATTATTGCAACGCCACCGTTCACGAACGGAAATGGCAACGGTACTGTCGGCGTCGGTAACGCGAGCGCCAACTCCAACGTTACCGTCAATGCGAACGGGAACGGTCTGAGCAACGGTCACAGCAGTCCGCGCAGTCAATTAGCCGCCGCAGCCGCTGCCCACGATTACGAGTATAGCGCCGCCGGAGTTGCCAATGGACACAGCGAAGGTCGCCCCCACGTCTCGG AGGACGATAATTCCTCAATCGACAACAACAATACCCATcccccacaacaacaacaacaacaagaacaacaacaacagcacagtGCTGCGGGGAGAACGACAACAACAAGTATAGCGACAACACCAGCAATATTAACAAAGTTGATGGGAAATTCAGTCACACCCGCCTCAAGCACCACCTCCCTCCCCACAAGCACCCCCTCAGTTACCACTTCCCCGCCCGCCTCCACAGACTTTATGCTGCtggcagcggcagcgacgAGTGCAACGAGTGCAACACCCGCAACAGCGAcatctgctgctgcatcaGCAGCATCCAATCCTGCCAAGCACAAACTGGGCCCCATCGCCGAAATACCGCCCAAATTTCTAGTGGTATCAGATGCGAAAGGAGTCTATCCCGCACCCACGCATCCCAATGGCTTCGCCGCCGATTCCCTGGGCGTGGATTACAACGAAGCGATGATCAAAAAGCTAATGCAGAATTTACAAAGGCAACGCCAGCAGCAATCGCTGCAGCAATTGCGTAGCTTGCGACCAGCGGAAATTTCCCTTACACCGCCGCCAGCAGCCACAAGAAAAGTGGACACCAGCAACTCACGGACACGCTCTTACTCAATGTCCAATGTTTCAGCAGCCAGGGATCAGCAGGACCATgcgcagcatcagcaacatgCCAACCATATGCAGACCCAGCAGCAATACGGCTATATGAGGAGTGCCATTGGCGGCGTGGTCTATGGCTTGCACAAGGACTCTGTCGACTCTGCGGCATCCTCGGCGGGTGGAGCGGTGGGCATGAGCATTGCCTCCTCGGCGCCAGCGGCGGGATCTCAGCTATCGGCGCATCATCACACGGGACACGGAGGCCGCAGGCGCACCACCAGTTCCAATAGTAATGG AGCGGGCACCCGGGAGGTGCACAACAAGCTGGAAAAAGAGCGACGCGCCCAGCTAAAGGAGTGCTATGACCTGCTCAAAAAGGTGCTGCCCATGGGGGACGAGGACCGAAAGAAAACATCCAACTTGACAATACTTGACACGGCCCACAAATATGTCAAG GACTTGATTCAGTATGGTTGCGAGCAGGAGGCGACGGTAGAGAAACTGGCCAAGCAGAAGATTGAGCTGCAAAAGCGGCTAAAGCAACTGAGCTTAAGGAGGGAATCGCCGCCCACCGATCAGCAAAGCATTCCACAGGCCGACAAAG TTTGTCTGGCAACAACAGccacaccagcaccaccaacgGCGGCCAGTGGTCACAATGGAACCACAATTCTATTCGATGCAGGCAACGCCTGTGCCACTGgg CAGCTAACAACTGTGATAAACAAAACTAATGCCACACCGGGAGGAGCAACcgcagcagccagcagcaaaCTCAATGGCAACCACACAGGAGGTGCAACAACCACACTGACTCCGGCCATGGGCATCATGACAATTAAAAACGGCAATGGCAGCAACGGCAACATACTGGCAATCTCACCAACGGCCAGCCAAAATCAGCAGTTGCACCAGCACCACAACGGCAGCCCAGCGGGCAGTCCATCGGGAATAGGAGCCACAACTGGGGCCACCATCACACCTGGTTCGCCAACGCCATCGACTCCATCGCCGTCGCCCAGCTCCTCGTCCAGTGGCGTCTCGTCGTCGGCCTCGTTTATAGGCGGCTCCTCGTCATCGTCCtcatcatcctcatcctcctcctcatcatcatcttccAGTTCGTCGTCCAGTTCTTCGTCGCCCacgcaacaacagcagattATCACGCCCACGGCCACAGCCCATTTAGTGGGTGCCCGTAGTGTTGGCCTAAAATTCCATGGCGGTGCGGGCGGAGCTGCCAACGCTTTGAATGGCGGTGCCACCATTGTGGCCGCTGCTGTGCCAGCTGGCGGAGGTTCAGTGAATG GGTTCCATCAGGCCGATAAGGATCGCAAGTACAATTTCCTGTTGCTCAGTGCTGGGACAACGGCACAGTAA